A region of the Mesoterricola sediminis genome:
TGGTCTGCTTCGACGGGGAGGAGGCCTGGGTCCTGGGCGAGGACAAGGGCCTGCCAGGCGGCTGGGCGGGCGTGACCCTCGTGGACCGGGAGGGCTCCCTCTGGGTCGGCAGCGAAGGGGTGCACCGCCTCAAGGGGCGCTTCCTCTGGACGAACTTCGGCACCCACCAGGGCCTGCCCTCGCCGACCGTGTGGGACATCGGGCGCAGCCTGGACGGGCGGATCTTCGCGTGCACCGACCACGGCGTCGCCGTGCTCCAGGGGGAGCGCTGGTCCGTGCTCCCCGGGACCGAGGGGCGGACCCTCATGTCCGGCGGCGGCGAAGGGCGGGAGGCCCTCTGGTTCGCGGGCACCGCCCTCAACGAGCCCTGGAACGCGGTGATCCGCTACGACCTCAAGCAGAACCGCGCCGAGCGGATCCTCGCCACCGGGGTCAAGAGTTCCGACCTGATCCTCGCCCTGGCCGGGGACGGCTCCGGCGGCATCTACCTGGGCACCCTCACGACCGGCGTCTACCACATCCACCGGGAGGGCGGCGCCTGGAAGACCGAGGCCAAGCCCTTCCCCGGGGAGGGCGCCAACGAGCGCGTCAACGCCCTGCGCCGCGACCGCGCCGGGCGGATCCTCGCCGCCACGGCCCACGGCCTCTACATCCTGGACGGCGGCGCCTGGACCCGCCTGGGCGTCAAGGACGGCCTCCTGGGCGAGAACTGCGGCAGCCTGTCCAGGGACCCCCAGGGCTTCATGTGGGTGGCCTTCAGCGACGCGCGGGGCCTGAACCGGGTGACCCGGACCGAGCAGGGTTGGCGGGTCGTCCAGGCCATGACCACGCCCGAGGCCCTCTTCAAGGACTCCATCGTCAGCATGGCCTTCGACGCCTCCGGCGTCCTGTGGCTGGGCACGGGCGGGGGCATGAAGCGCTGGGACGGGCACAACCTGGAGACCTTCGGCAAGGGCGACGGGCTCCTGAGCCAGGACCCCAGCGCCAACGGCATCGCCACGGACGCGGACGGCGGCCTCTGGCACGGCTTCAGCAACGGCATCTCCCACTTCAGCCCCCGGGCCTTCAAGGGCCAGCCCGAGCCGCCCGTCACCCGCATCACCGAGGTCCTCGGCCGCCGGGGCCCCCTGCCCCTGGGGGGCAAGGCGCCCCGCCTGCCCTACGGCGAGAACACCCTCGAATTCCGGTTCGGGGCCCTCTCCTTCCTGAACGAGGCCCGGGTGGTCCAGGAGGTGCGCCTCGTGGGCCTGGAGAACGAGTGGCGGCCCCTGGTCAACCGGGGCATGGACCGCTTCCCGGCCCTGGCCGACGGCGACTACCGGTTCGAGGTGCGGAGCCGCATGGATGACGGCCCCCCCGGGCCGGTCGCCGTCTACCCCTTCCGCATCCTCCCGCCCTGGTGGGGCACCTGGTGGTTCCGCGCCCTGGGCGCGCTGGCCGCCGCCGGGGCCGTCGTCCTCGGCTTCCGGCGCCGCACCGCCACCCTGTCCCGCCGCAACGCCGCCCTGGAGGCCATGGTGGCCGCCCGCACCGAGGAGCTGGAGAAGGTGAACCGGGCCCTGGAGGAGGCGACCCTCGTGGATCCCCTCACCGGCCTGCACAACCGCCGCTTCCTGGACATGAGCCTCCCGACCGACGCCCGCCAAGCCGCGCGCACCTACCGGGAGATCCTGGACGCCGGCGGCCTGCCCGAGGCCGGCAAGGAGGACGTGCTCCTCTTCCTCATGGACCTGGACCACTTCAAGCGGGTCAACGACACCCACGGCCACCTGGCGGGGGACCAGATCCTCCAGCAGCTGGCCCAGACCCTCCGCTCCGTCACCCGGGCCACCGACAGCCTCGTGCGGTGGGGCGGCGAGGAGTTCCTGCTGGTGGCCCGCCGATCCAAGCGCGCCAGCGCCCCCGCCATCGCCCAGGGCCTCCTGGACACGGTGCGCAACCGGATCTTCACCCTCCCCGGCGGCGTGGACCTGACCATGACCTGCTCGATCGGCTACGCCGCCCTGCCCATCCACCCCCGCGCCCCCGAGCTGGGGGACTGGCAGCAGGCCCTGCGCATGGCCGACCAGTGCCTCTACGCCGCCAAGAACACCGGCCGGGCGCGCTGGGTGGGCGTGGACCTGGACGAGCTGGTGGACCCCCGGCCCCTCGAGGGCCTCAAGTCCTGGGACGTGGGCTGGGCCCTGGCGCACCACCTCGTGACCGTCGCCTCCTCCGACCCCGGCTTCACGTGGACGGACGAGGCGCCAGGCGCCTAGAGGTTCTTGAGGGCGGACAGCTCCTGGGCGTCCAGGAAACGCCAGGCGCCGGGCTTGAGGAAAGGATCGTCCAGGGGCCCGAACTGGATGCGGCGGAGCTTGCTCACCGGATGGCCGACGGCGGCGAACATGCGGCGGATCTGCTGGTTCTTCCCCTCGGTCAGCGTGACCTTCAGCCAGGGGTTCTCCGCCTTGTCGACCACCTCGACCAGGCAGGGCTTGAGGCGCCGCCCATCCAGCCGGAATCCCTCCCGGAACTCGTCCAGGAGTTCGGGCTTGGGCATGCGGTGGACCTTCACGAGGTAGACCTTGGGCACGTGGAAGTCGGGGGCGCTGAGGCGCTGGGCCAGCTCGCCGTCGTTGGTGAGGAGGAGCAGGCCCTCCGAGTTGAAGTCCAGCCGGCCCACGGGATAGACCCGGGCCTCCACCCCGTGGA
Encoded here:
- a CDS encoding ligand-binding sensor domain-containing diguanylate cyclase; this translates as MANSSRISQRSPRGPAILKTVTSVLAGLILLAPLQGAAPPPRGVQAGVFGFRSYGIEDGLGNLSVFSMAQDADGFLWAGTDDGLFRYDGHTFRRWSVGLKSSTIWEIATAADAGLWVSTDSGLFELTGAVHLPVPGLPATRAAFAALGTAGAAFAGSGSTLYTRAAPGPMHPARTFPGPITTGWASRDLRTLLVLTEDRIWKLEDGLWVSRDLPRTFQGTTARVIEDRLHRIFLRNRQSLWRLDQWEGAWTDLTRQLPGNAFNAYRPVEDGLGRIWVGTSKGLVCFDGEEAWVLGEDKGLPGGWAGVTLVDREGSLWVGSEGVHRLKGRFLWTNFGTHQGLPSPTVWDIGRSLDGRIFACTDHGVAVLQGERWSVLPGTEGRTLMSGGGEGREALWFAGTALNEPWNAVIRYDLKQNRAERILATGVKSSDLILALAGDGSGGIYLGTLTTGVYHIHREGGAWKTEAKPFPGEGANERVNALRRDRAGRILAATAHGLYILDGGAWTRLGVKDGLLGENCGSLSRDPQGFMWVAFSDARGLNRVTRTEQGWRVVQAMTTPEALFKDSIVSMAFDASGVLWLGTGGGMKRWDGHNLETFGKGDGLLSQDPSANGIATDADGGLWHGFSNGISHFSPRAFKGQPEPPVTRITEVLGRRGPLPLGGKAPRLPYGENTLEFRFGALSFLNEARVVQEVRLVGLENEWRPLVNRGMDRFPALADGDYRFEVRSRMDDGPPGPVAVYPFRILPPWWGTWWFRALGALAAAGAVVLGFRRRTATLSRRNAALEAMVAARTEELEKVNRALEEATLVDPLTGLHNRRFLDMSLPTDARQAARTYREILDAGGLPEAGKEDVLLFLMDLDHFKRVNDTHGHLAGDQILQQLAQTLRSVTRATDSLVRWGGEEFLLVARRSKRASAPAIAQGLLDTVRNRIFTLPGGVDLTMTCSIGYAALPIHPRAPELGDWQQALRMADQCLYAAKNTGRARWVGVDLDELVDPRPLEGLKSWDVGWALAHHLVTVASSDPGFTWTDEAPGA